Proteins from a single region of Colias croceus chromosome Z, ilColCroc2.1:
- the LOC123705055 gene encoding uncharacterized protein LOC123705055 isoform X1, producing the protein MSHVYRRCSKCGANQVSNPELRMHRFPTLGKNKENVYQLMSWAMFCYPDKDWFDLQALADLQKSCKVICSKHFADSAYTTPAKIRLHKSATPSIDEENLHSPRAGPSHSNICNFLRTQSHTVMSVTEEPTAEIKTESVTSGSFAARSQTVTEELSADIKTESVPSVSSLPQSQMVAEEPAKEIKSEPSVSFLKKESLQNKGKLSASENKVYNKCKLNEAS; encoded by the exons ATGTCTCATGTGTACCGGAG ATGCTCCAAGTGTGGTGCTAATCAGGTATCAAACCCTGAGTTGAGGATGCACAGGTTCCCGACTCttggaaaaaataaagaaaatgtttaCCA attgaTGTCATGGGCAATGTTTTGTTACCCAGACAAAGACTGGTTTGACTTGCAAGCTCTAGCCGATTTGCAAAAATCTTGTAAGGTTATTTGCAGTAAGCATTTTGCAGATTCTGCTTACACAACACCAGCAAAAATACGCCTTCATAAATCTGCCACTCCATCCATAGATGAAGAAAATCTTCATTCACCAAGAGCTGGACCGTCTCATAGTAATATCTGTAATTTTCTAAGG ACTCAGTCCCATACGGTTATGTCAGTCACTGAGGAACCAACTGCTGAGATTAAAACTGAGTCAGTAACTTCAGGGTCTTTTGCG GCCCGATCCCAAACAGTTACTGAGGAATTAAGTGCAGATATAAAAACTGAATCAGTACCTTCAGTATCTTCTTTG ccCCAATCCCAAATGGTTGCCGAAGAACCAGCTAAAGAGATCAAATCAGAACCCTCAGTATCATTTTTG AAAAAAGAATCTTTGCAGAACAAGGGGAAGCTGTCAGCTTCTGAGAATAAAGTTTACAACAAATGTAAACTTAATGAAGCAAGTTAA
- the LOC123705055 gene encoding uncharacterized protein LOC123705055 isoform X2, giving the protein MSWAMFCYPDKDWFDLQALADLQKSCKVICSKHFADSAYTTPAKIRLHKSATPSIDEENLHSPRAGPSHSNICNFLRTQSHTVMSVTEEPTAEIKTESVTSGSFAARSQTVTEELSADIKTESVPSVSSLPQSQMVAEEPAKEIKSEPSVSFLKKESLQNKGKLSASENKVYNKCKLNEAS; this is encoded by the exons aTGTCATGGGCAATGTTTTGTTACCCAGACAAAGACTGGTTTGACTTGCAAGCTCTAGCCGATTTGCAAAAATCTTGTAAGGTTATTTGCAGTAAGCATTTTGCAGATTCTGCTTACACAACACCAGCAAAAATACGCCTTCATAAATCTGCCACTCCATCCATAGATGAAGAAAATCTTCATTCACCAAGAGCTGGACCGTCTCATAGTAATATCTGTAATTTTCTAAGG ACTCAGTCCCATACGGTTATGTCAGTCACTGAGGAACCAACTGCTGAGATTAAAACTGAGTCAGTAACTTCAGGGTCTTTTGCG GCCCGATCCCAAACAGTTACTGAGGAATTAAGTGCAGATATAAAAACTGAATCAGTACCTTCAGTATCTTCTTTG ccCCAATCCCAAATGGTTGCCGAAGAACCAGCTAAAGAGATCAAATCAGAACCCTCAGTATCATTTTTG AAAAAAGAATCTTTGCAGAACAAGGGGAAGCTGTCAGCTTCTGAGAATAAAGTTTACAACAAATGTAAACTTAATGAAGCAAGTTAA